Proteins found in one Aethina tumida isolate Nest 87 chromosome 1, icAetTumi1.1, whole genome shotgun sequence genomic segment:
- the LOC109595154 gene encoding U7 snRNA-associated Sm-like protein LSm10, producing MIDSRTATRKEKYLYHNTLCTLVKAVENTITTIDLRNESCAIGKVVAADAYMNLELENATYYDPRGEKHFFEHFWIQSRNIRYIHMPPGKTCKEQLELQINLLQNAKRVTSKKKRTFKIQRAQRYQKQIEKEISSKDSET from the exons ATGATCGATTCAAGAACAGCTACACgaaaggaaaaatatttgtatcatAATACATTGTGTACACTGGTTAAGGCTGTAGAGAACACGATAACCACAATCGATTTACGAAACGAAAGTTGTGCTATTGGTAAAGTGGTTGCTGCTGATGCATACATGAATCTTGAATTGGAAAATGCAACATATTACGATCCCAgag gtGAAAAACACTTTTTTGAGCACTTTTGGATTCAATCTCGAAATATACGGTACATCCATATGCCACCTGGCAAAACATGCAAAGAACAACTGGAACTTCAAATAAATCTGTTACAAAATGCCAAGAGAGTCACGTCGAAGAAGAAACGAACGTTTAAGATACAAAGAGCCCAACGCTACCAAAAACAgattgaaaaagaaatttcaTCTAAAGATAGTGAAACCTAA
- the LOC109595152 gene encoding retinol dehydrogenase 12 produces the protein MWKYVVGSIAIGTVTYSLVKYFAGGVCYCTTRLDGLVVVITGGNSGIGRSLALELAKRGATLVLACRDLDKGLEAKNYILSQLPNQLVKIYVKFLDLESIASVISFADSLNSEFTEIYALVNNAGVFYHPQGLTEDGFEITLQVNYLSHFILTQHLLKLLKKSVHARIVNVTSEAHRKVNVYDLKAVTKCQTEFRSHFVAYGVSKLALILFTRELSKQLQNTNVIVNAVNPGNVETGIFRYYPPLNNIWLFALQYPIRLLVVKSPQQGVQTVLHALLTSNRSTGQYYSDCKLTLPSPIGANDKIAKEYYNLTLEILDAKLNESYC, from the exons atGTGGAAGTATGTCGTTGGTTCTATAGCCATAGGTACTGTTACATACAGTTTAGT AAAATACTTCGCAGGTGGAGTCTGTTATTGCACTACTCGATTAGATGGACTTGTAGTTGTTATAACAGGCGGTAATTCAGGCATTGGCCGTAGTTTGGCCCTGGAACTGGCCAAACGAGGAGCCACTTTAGTTCTAGCCTGCAGAGATCTAGATAAAGGTTTAGAAGCTAAAAACTACATACTGAGTCAACTGCCAAATCAactagttaaaatttatgtaaagttTCTTGATTTGGAATCCATTGCAAGTGTTATTAGTTTTGCTGATTCCCTAAATTCTGAGTTCACAGAAATTTATGCGCTTGTGAATAATGCTGGTGTTTTTTATCATCCTCAAGGTTTAACTGAGGATGGATTCGAAATAACTCtacaagttaattatttaa gccattttatattaactcaGCACTTATTGaagttgttgaaaaaatctGTTCACGCTCGAATAGTGAATGTCACTTCAGAAGCACACAGGAAAGTGAATGTGTATGATTTGAAGGCAGTTACAAAGTGTCAGACTGAATTTCGATCACATTTTGTTGCTTATGGTGTTTCTAAATTGGCTCTTATATTGTTCACCAGGGAACTTTCCAAGCAGTTACAAA ATACGAACGTCATAGTGAACGCTGTGAACCCCGGAAACGTGGAAACGGGAATATTTCGCTATTATCCGCCGCTGAATAATATATGGCTCTTCGCGCTACAATATCCAATCAGACTGTTGGTGGTGAAGAGTCCGCAACAAGGAGTGCAAACCGTTTTACATGCACTCCTCACCTCGAATCGATCCACCGGCCAATACTACAGTGACTGTAAACTGACCCTTCCCAGTCCCATTGGTGCCAATGATAAGATCGCCAAGGAGTACTACAATCTGACTTTGGAGATTCTAGACGCGAAGCTTAACGAATCATACTGTTAG
- the LOC109595153 gene encoding FK506-binding protein-like, giving the protein MKGDSWSSPDGKIGKQIVSVGEFGSKPTENSQCKVLISDTNTYLKDLSSVTIGQQDGELCRSLDICLVTMYKNEIAQFNVNGTSFRVHLQDFTSEKLICHCTADEKVALALKHKSIGVELFKTSRNKDAAYRFNKALKILHSIPLDVEVPPETVDNILVEELNKLKGTLYNNLASCYFKNESWTLVIDFSKKALLYDSNNVKALYRLAVAYKNDKDFENSFNMFKKLLELDPNNRACSEHLKYVIAQIKKAEENTNIMVKNMFKNSHSTT; this is encoded by the coding sequence ATGAAGGGCGACAGTTGGTCCTCGCCagatggaaagattggtaaaCAAATAGTTTCAGTCGGCGAATTTGGGTCTAAACCCACCGAGAATAGCCAGTGTAAGGTTCTTATATCAGATACCAACACGTACCTAAAAGATTTGTCATCAGTGACTATAGGTCAGCAAGATGGTGAATTATGTCGATCTCTAGATATTTGTTTAGTTACAATGTATAAAAACGAGATCGCCCAATTCAACGTCAATGGCACATCTTTTAGAGTCCATTTACAGGATTTCACTAGTGAGAAACTCATCTGTCATTGTACGGCGGATGAGAAGGTTGCACTTGCACTCAAGCACAAGAGTATAGGtgttgaattgtttaaaacgaGTAGGAACAAAGATGCTGCCTATAGATTTAACAAAgctttgaaaatattacattccATTCCATTAGATGTAGAAGTGCCGCCGGAAACTGTAGACAATATCCTTGTTGAAGAACTGAACAAATTAAAAGGGACGCTGTACAACAACTTAGCttcttgttattttaaaaatgaatcatGGACATTGGTTATTGACTTCTCGAAGAAGGCCCtattatatgatagtaataaCGTAAAGGCATTGTACAGATTAGCAGTTGCTTATAAAAATGACAAGGACTTTGAAAATTCGTTTAACATGTTTAAGAAATTACTGGAACTGGATCCAAATAATAGAGCTTGTAgcgaacatttaaaatatgtcattgcACAAATTAAAAAGGCAGAAGAGAATACCAATATTATggtgaaaaatatgtttaagaaCTCTCATAGCACGACATGA
- the LOC109595170 gene encoding FERM domain-containing protein 8 yields MKMENKNANDTKDTQQIIIQSNNYNVTVIPLDFSRNRQYNGQSQEYMEQYRNHDEYVQGDETGQQGALYSVSQRVPTVTNSFTSLCPTSETKSFSNVSGDWDRSSSTEPPKNTESTTEKPPKDGSTSSLSTTTAPGPSENLTLTKELLLQGPVIPMCIYLHSNVALMMEVEDTPTATTDLICQAIINCDELGLNKQVASNVFTLWMTSPLLGLQLKPNQKPYRIRQQWVTLLEKYSHVSTKRQQRDEPILRFQRNLFYPQHLEEKIKDQKILELLYEEAKNNILDGRYPCEVAHYIMLGGIQARIELGPYNPQVHSTHYFREEQAKFLPTHVRKSPTWTWLPISSKNSAEVRLLEQFKRIPTSATNRKLMKKYMEFCWSLPFYGSAFFEGQVEQPVRGLTSLLTHQDIPVLVGINAKGLFIIDDLECTILLGLRYEEFSWEYARPSLEDNSNCYPCLFLQFLVLENGARVSKILQVFSKQASLMDTLITTFVTQLKAKSGDETDNKSLENQLNNENEGNSVTQGLGNMGNFPSLSNKLSRLTLATFDEDGHCIGQMGSWSFSY; encoded by the exons atgaaaatggaaaataaaaacgcAAACGATACGAAAGATACACAACAGATCATTATTCAatcgaataattataatgttactGTGATCCCATTGGACTTTTCAAGGAATAGACAGTACAACGGACAAAGTCAAGAATATATGGAACAATACag AAATCACGACGAATACGTCCAAGGAGACGAAACGGGTCAACAAGGAGCATTATATTCAGTTTCACAGAGAGTTCCGACGGTGACCAACAGTTTCACTAGCCTTTGCCCTACATCCGAAACTAAATCATTTTCCAACGTTTCCGGTGATTGGGATCGTTCGTCCTCCACAGAACCTCCAAAGAACACCGAAAGTACAACGGAAAAACCACCAAAAG ACGGCAGTACGTCATCATTATCGACGACGACAGCTCCGGGGCCTTCAGAAAATCTTACTTTGACCAAAGAATTGTTGTTGCAAGGCCCTGTGATTCCCATGTGCATTTACCTCCACAGTAACGTAGCCCTTATGATGGAAGTCGAAGACACCCCCACCGCAACGACCGACTTGATTTGTCAAGCCATCATCAACTGTGATGAACTTGGACTAAACAAACAAGTGGCCTCAAATGTGTTCACACTGTGGATGACCAGCCCTTTGCTAG GTTTGCAACTAAAGCCGAATCAAAAGCCTTATCGAATACGACAACAGTGGGTCACACTTTTGGAGAAGTACAGTCACGTGTCGACCAAACGACAACAGCGAGACGAGCCGATTCTTCGATTCCAAAGGAACCTGTTCTATCCCCAGCATCTTGAAGAGAAAatcaa AGATCAGAAGATTCTCGAGTTACTTTACGAGGAGGCTAAAAACAACATCCTGGATGGCCGTTATCCATGCGAAGTAGCCCATTACATTATGCTGGGCGGCATCCAGGCTCGCATTGAGCTGGGACCCTACAATCCGCAAGTGCACTCCACTCATTATTTCCGTGAGGAGCAGGCAAAATTTTTACCAACGCACGTACGTAAAAGCCCCACGTGGACTTGGTTGCCAATCAGTTCCAAAAACTCTGCGGAAGTGCGTCTGTTGGAACAATTCAAAAGAATACCCACATCTGCAACCAACAGGAAATTGATGAAGAAATATATGGAGTTCTGTTGGTCGCTTCCATTTTACGG gtcCGCGTTTTTTGAAGGTCAGGTGGAACAACCAGTTCGTGGCCTGACTAGCCTTTTGACTCATCAAGATATACCCGTATTGGTGGGTATTAACGCCAAGGGACTGTTCATCATAGATGACTTGGAATGT ACAATTTTACTTGGACTTCGGTACGAAGAGTTCAGTTGGGAATACGCCCGCCCTTCTTTAGAAGACAATTCCAATTGTTATCCTTGTCTATTTCTGCAGTTTCTGGTACTCGAAAATGGTGCGCGTGTTTCTAAAATCCTACAGGTATTTTCGAAGCAAGCCAGTCTCATGGACACGCTTATTACCACCTTTGTGACCCAACTGAAAGCCAAATCGGGAGACGAAACAGATAATAAATCGTTGGAAAATCAACTTAATAATGAGAACG AGGGAAATTCAGTAACACAGGGACTTGGGAACATGGGAAACTTTCCTTCACTCTCCAATAAACTAAGCAGGCTGACATTGGCCACATTTGATGAGGACGGTCACTGTATTGGGCAGATGGGATCATGGTCTTTCAGTTACTGA